The sequence below is a genomic window from Rudanella lutea DSM 19387.
CGAAGAGGAACATCGTACCGTTCAGCCGGATCAGGTCGGTACGTTTGTGCTTAAGCGTGATGTGTAGCGTTTGCTCCCTGGCATTATGACATCGATGTATTGTTTTAAATGCGTTCACTATGGGAAGCGGTTCACCTGTGCAGCGTACCCAAAGCGCATACCCGATGACATCTTCACGGGAAGACGCAAGCATGACACCGTGCAGCCCGATCAGGTAGGTGATCGTGTACGGGAGGTAAAACCGGAGTTGGCTAAGGTGTTTCCGGAAGGCCAGCCCGCGCTTCGTGAATAGCCCCTTCGCCAATTGCCGAAGAGTCGAATTTTAGCCCCTTTCCCCAAGGGGCTTTTTAGTTTCACCGCAACCAAATCAGGGCACACGGTGAAATTTAAATCTATATCGGGCGGGGCCGTCGATGTCGACACGCAAAAGCGGCAGGTCGTCGTTTACTTCTCCAAGTTCGGCAACGTCGACTCCGATGGCGATTTGATGTTGCCCTCGGCATTCACCAAAACGATTAAGGAACGTGGCCGCAAGGGTTCTGACTTAATCTGGCATCTTTCCAACCACCGTTCACAGCCCGAGTTCTGCCTGGGTAAACCCGATCTGGAGGTTGACACGACCGGACTCAAGGGTATCACTACGTTTCTCGATACCTCGCACGCGCTGGATGTCCTGAAAATGTATGACATGGGGCTGGTGAATCAGCACTCGGTCGGATTTCGCACCGTCAAGGGCGATTCGCGTACCACGTCCATTGGTGGGCGTTACTTCGAGATCGCCGAAGTTAAACTCTTTGAGGGGTCGACGGTGCTTTGGGGGGCCAATCCCGATACGCCGACGGTGGAGGTCAAATCATACCGAGACCTCGAAGAGCAGTTTGTCTCTCTCACAAAGGCCCTCAAAACGGGCACCTTCACTGATGAATGCTTTATTCAGTTAGAGTCCCAGTTTGCCCAAATGCAGAGTGTTCTCAAATCTCTGAAAACCACTGAGCCGGAAATTACCACTCAGCCGGATTCGTCCGATTTGCAGGCCCTTGCCCAGCGGCTTAAATCTCAATTTTCTTTTTAATCACAACCATGAATCTGCAACTCTGCATGATGATGTTGGCGGTCTTTGCTCTTTTTCTGAGCCTATCCGCCCGGAAGGGTAATCCGTCATTTGCCCTGTCGATGGCTCTTATGGCGAGCAACACAAATCCGCTCTATGAGCGTACGGCGCGTTGGTTCAATACCTCACTTGAAGACGTTGAAAAAGGCGTCAAAGAAGGCATTGATAAGATGAAGGATACCGTAAAGGGCTGGGTGGATGAACTGAAAGAGGCCGATAACAAAAAGGCTAGCAAAGATGACATCGAAGCCCTTAAAGGTGAATACAAGGATAGGTTCGAGCAGCTCCAGAAGGGTCTCGACGATCTGCAACTTGAGGCTAAACGCCTGAAAGAGTCGGATGGCTCTACGCGCACTAAGTCGTTTAAGCAGCAGATCGAGGAGCAGTTGAATGCCACGACCGCTGACGGCAAAACGGCGGTAAAGAGCCAGCTGTTGCAGAAAAACACTTCGGTGAATCTGGAAATCAAGGCAGCTGTCAACATGACCTCCTCGAATACTGTAGCCTCTGGCTCACGGATTCCGGTTTGGTCGCGTGATCCGGGCGTAGCCAAGGCTCCAGACCGGCAGCCGTTCATTACCGATCTGATCACAGTAGCCTCGCTCGGTGAAAGTGATACGGCCTCTTGGGTGGAGCGCGTTGACCGGCAGGGTGGCGCAGCCACGACGGCAGAGGGTACCAAGTACGCCCAAATCTCGACCAGCTATCAGGAGTTCAGCCGTTCGGCCGAGTTCATCACGGTGTTTGCCAAGTTGTCTCGTAAGAACCTCAACGACATCGACTACCTGATGGGTGAGATTCAAAGCGAAATCATCACCTCGCTTGAGTTGAAGGCTGACGAGCAGGTGTTTAAGGGTGACGGCACCTCGCCCAACCTGAAGGGCATTCTGGAGTATGCAACGGCGTTTGCCAAGCCAGCCGGTTTGCTGGCTGTTGCCGATGCCAGCTACTTCGATGTACTGGCCGCAGCGGCTACGCAGGTGTACAACAACCTGTTTACGCCTACGTACATCGTCATGCACCCGACCGATTTGCTGGCGCTCAACCTCAAGAAAGACGCTAACGACGTGTACGTGATGCCGCCATTCTGGGACATGAACGGACGCCGTATTTCGGGCCTGCCAATTGTGCAGAATGTAGGGGTAACGCAGGGTAGCTTCTTAGTGGGTGATTTCACGCAGTCGATCTTCAAAGTGCGCGAAGGGATTGAGTTGAACATCTACGACCAGAACGAGGACGATGCCGTGAAGGGCTTCAAAACCATCACGGGAACCATGCGCGGGGTTCACTACATCAAAGGGCCCAGCACGAAGGCGTTTGTAAAAGGCACCTTCGCGGCTGGTATCACGGCGCTGCTGGCCTAATCGCTCATGAAGACGATCACCACAACGGGCACTCTCGAACAGACGGGAGTGCCCGAAAACACAACGGTGACGGTGCCTGACTGGATCGCTGACAGCTACATCGCCGACGGTGTTGCTTATCTGGCAGAGGAAGAGATTCCTGAGCCGGATGAGGAGCCAGAACCGGAAACTGAACCAGATGAGGAGCCAGAACCGGATGGAGAATCGGAACCGGATGGAGAATCGGAGCCGGATGAGGAACCTGCGCCGGAGCCAGAGACCGAACCTGAAAAAGGTGAACCTGCACCGGAGCCTGAAAAGGCCACTGTCGAAGAGAAGCCCGAAAAGCGTAAAAAAGCCTAAGAATAACCGTTCGCATGACTCAGCAGCTAACCATAACGCCCACCAGCACAGCGGATGCTATGGCTACGACGCTGCTACCGTCGCTGAAGGGTTTGCTTTCGATTGACTTCAACCAGCACGACACCC
It includes:
- a CDS encoding HK97 family phage prohead protease, producing the protein MPKSRILAPFPKGLFSFTATKSGHTVKFKSISGGAVDVDTQKRQVVVYFSKFGNVDSDGDLMLPSAFTKTIKERGRKGSDLIWHLSNHRSQPEFCLGKPDLEVDTTGLKGITTFLDTSHALDVLKMYDMGLVNQHSVGFRTVKGDSRTTSIGGRYFEIAEVKLFEGSTVLWGANPDTPTVEVKSYRDLEEQFVSLTKALKTGTFTDECFIQLESQFAQMQSVLKSLKTTEPEITTQPDSSDLQALAQRLKSQFSF
- a CDS encoding phage major capsid protein; this translates as MNLQLCMMMLAVFALFLSLSARKGNPSFALSMALMASNTNPLYERTARWFNTSLEDVEKGVKEGIDKMKDTVKGWVDELKEADNKKASKDDIEALKGEYKDRFEQLQKGLDDLQLEAKRLKESDGSTRTKSFKQQIEEQLNATTADGKTAVKSQLLQKNTSVNLEIKAAVNMTSSNTVASGSRIPVWSRDPGVAKAPDRQPFITDLITVASLGESDTASWVERVDRQGGAATTAEGTKYAQISTSYQEFSRSAEFITVFAKLSRKNLNDIDYLMGEIQSEIITSLELKADEQVFKGDGTSPNLKGILEYATAFAKPAGLLAVADASYFDVLAAAATQVYNNLFTPTYIVMHPTDLLALNLKKDANDVYVMPPFWDMNGRRISGLPIVQNVGVTQGSFLVGDFTQSIFKVREGIELNIYDQNEDDAVKGFKTITGTMRGVHYIKGPSTKAFVKGTFAAGITALLA